TGCCCTTCGTGCAGGAGATCGTGCTGGCGCGCGTCGACGAGATCCTCGAGGCCGTGCGGGCTGCGCTTCAGGAGGCCCGCGCCCGCTGCCGTTTCGGCGCGGGCGCCGTCCTCACCGGCGGTGGGGCCTCCCTGAAGGGGCTGGCGAAGCGCGCGATGGACGTGTGGGATCTGCCGGTGCGGTTGGGCGTGCCCCAGCTCGGCGACGAGCGCTGGGCCGCGCTGGAATCGCCGCAGGCCGCGGCGGCCGTCGGCCTCTTGCGCCTTGCGGCGCGCGGCGCCGCACCATCCGCCAGGGCGCGCCCTGTGGCCGACGCCCCGGCGAGCATCGCCCGCCGCTTGATGGCTTGGCTTGCGGGCCTCGTGTAGGGAGCCCCGCGCGAAGGATCTGGAAGCGCGGCGGCAGAACTCGTTCAACGTCGTGAAGGCGATTTCCGATATGATGTTCGGGATAGGAACGGTCTCGTCGGCGGTCGACAGGAGGGCTAAGCGTGCTGGATTTCGATCTCGAAGATAGCCGTTACGCGGTGATCAAGGTGGTCGGGGTGGGCGGCGGCGGCAACAACGCCGTCAACCGCATGATCCGCGCAGGCCTGCGCGGCGTCGAGTTCATCTCCATCAACACCGACGCCCAGGCGCTGGCGCTGAGCGAGGCGCCGGTCAAGATCCAGATCGGGTCGGAGGCGACGCGCGGTCTCGGCGCGGGCGCAAACCCCGAGGTCGGCGCGCGGGCCGCGGAGGAAAGCCGGGACCAGATCGCGGAGGCGCTCAAGGGCGCCGACATGGTCTTCATCACGGCCGGCATGGGCGGCGGCACCGGCACGGGCGCCTCGCCGATCATCGCCCGCCTCGCGAAGGAGTCCGGGGCGCTGACGGTCGGCGTCGTGACGAAGCCGTTCACGTTCGAGGGGCGGCGGCGCATGCAGCAGGCGCTGGCGGGCATCGAGAACCTGCGCAACAGCGTCGACACGCTGATCACGATCCCGAACGACCGCCTGATGCAGGTGGTGGAGCGGAAGACCTCGATCATGGAGGCCTTCCGCATCGCCGACGACGTGCTCCGCCAGGGCGTGCAGGGCATCAGCGACCTGATCGCGGTGCCGGGCCTCATCAACCTCGACTTCGCCGATGTCCGCACGATCATGCTGGACACGGGAACCGCGCTGATGGGCATCGGCGTGGCGCGCGGGGAGAACCGCGCCGCGGAAGCCGCGCACACCGCGATCTCCAGCCCGCTCCTGGAGACGTCGGTGGAAGGCGCCAAGGGCGTGCTGCTCAACATCACGGGCGACCCGAACCTCGGCCTGTTCGAGGTCAACGAGGCCGCGGAGATCATCGCCCAGGCCGCCGACCCCGAGGCGAACATCATCTTCGGCGCGGTGATCGACGAAAATCTGCAGGACGAGATCCGCGTGACGGTCATCGCCACCGGCTTCGATCACCCCGGGACGCGGAGCGCGAAGGCCAAGGTCGAGGATCTCGACATCGCCCCGTTCGCCGCGGACGACCTGGAAATCCCCGCCTTCCTGCGCCGAAAGAGCCGCTGATCGCACGTTGGCCCCCCGCGGGCGCCGCTCCCGCGGGGGGCTCTTTTCTTCAAACGCTGCACCTTCACCGTCCCCACGGGCGTTCCCCGGATCCACCAGACGCCACGTGCGTGTCATGCGGGAGAGGCCCCGGGCCGTCTCTCGCGGCCTTCCCGGATGCGACAGACTCCGCACGGCGGGGTTCCTATAATGGGCGTGCCCCGGCGCCGGGGTCCGGTCTAGCCGGCGCTGGACCGGCATACCCATGTCCAGAAGGCCGTGCGAGGGGGACGGAGATGATCGTATACGGCGATCTCGTCCTCTTGGTCAACGCGGTCGTGGACGCGGCGCTGCTCCTGGCCGCGGCCCGCCTCGCCGGCGTGCGCGTCCGGATTTGGCGTGTGGCCCTGGCCGCGCTCCTCGGCGCCGGCTACGCCCTGGGGTTCTACCTCGAACCATCCTCCGCGGCGTACACCTTCCCCGGCAAGTTCGCGTCGTCGCTGGCGATGGTCGCCGTCGCCTTCGCCCCGGTCCGCCCGGTCGCGTTCGTTCGACTCGTCGGCTGGCTGTGGACCTCGGCCGCGCTGGTGGCCGGCATGACGCTCGCCTTCGACATGTTCGGCCTGGGCGCGGTCGGGGCGTGGCAGAGCGGCTACTGGACCTCGGGGCAGGGGCCGGTGCCGTGGTGGGCGCTGGCGGGGTCGCTGGGCGCCCTGGCGCTGATGGCCAGCTGGCTGTGGAGCTGGCGGCGGGCCACGGCGGTCGAGACCGTGGAGGTCACCGTGGAGGTCGGGCAGCGGGCGACGTCGTGCCGCGGTCTCGTCGACAGCGGCAACCGGTTGCGGGATCCCTTCACGGCGGCTCCGGTGGTCGTCGCCAGCGTCTCCGCCATGGCGGACCTGTTGCCGGAGTCCTGGCCGCGCGACCCGCGCCGGGCCGTCGAGGACTGGTCAGTTCTGGAAGAGGTCGCCTCCACGACGGACCTGGCCGGCCGCCTGCGGCTTGTGCCGTTCGAGGCGCTCGGCACGCGGCGCGGGCTGCTCGTCGCGCTCAAGGCCGACCGCGTGCGTTTGCGTGCCGGCCGGCGCCGCTGGGTGCACGACGGGATCCTCGTCGGCCTCTCCCCGGATCCGCTGGACCCCGGCGGGGCGTTCGCCGCCCTGGTGCCCACGGAACTCGTCGCGGCCGAACCCATGGAAGGGAGCGGAATCATGTGACAGCGACGCCGACGCGCGTCCGTCTTTGGATTCGGATCCAGGTCGTCCGGTGGCTCGAGGCGCTCGGCCTGTACCGGCTGCCGGTCCATTACGTCGGGGGAAGCGAGGCGCTTCCGCCTCCGCTGTCGGCGGAGGAGGAAGAATATCTCTTGGCGCGGCTGGCCAACGGGGACGCGGCCGTCAAGAGCGTCCTCATCGAGCGCAACCTGCGCCTCGTCGTGTACATCGCGCGCCGGTTCGACAACACGCGCATCGCCATCGAGGACCTGGTGTCGATCGGCACGATCGGACTCATCAAGGCGGTGAACAGCTTCGATCCCGCGAAGCGCATCAAGCTGGCCACGTACGCCTCGAAGTGCATCGAGAACGAGATCCTGATGTACCTGCGGAGGACGAACCGCACCAAGACGGAGGTGTCGTTCGACCAGCCGCTCAACGTCGACTGGGACGGCAACGAGCTCCTCCTCGCGGACATCCACGGGACGGAGCCCGACCTGGTGTATCGTAACGTCGAGGAGGAGGCCGACCGCATGCTGTTGCGGGAGGCGCTCAAGAAGCTCTCGCGGCGGGAGCGGAACATCGTGGAGCTGCGCTTCGGCCTGAAGGACGGGGTCGAGCGCACGCAGAAGCAGGTGGCGGACCACCTCGGCATTTCGCAGTCGTACATCTCGCGCTTGGAGAAGCGGATCATCCGCCGCCTGCGGAAGGAAATGGCCCACATGGAGTGACGGGAGGAGTCGGGTGGAGGCGTCGAAACCGTCGGATCGCGTCGATGCGGGCCCGGTCGTCGACGACGTGCGCGAGCTCGTCGGACGCACGCCGATGTTGCGGCTGCGCGGCTTCGGCCTGGCGCTGGGCACGGAGTGCTACGCGAAGCTGGAGATGTTCAATCCGGGCGGCAGCGTCAAGGATCGGATCGGGGTCTACATGCTGGAGCGCGCGGAAGAGGCGGGGCTCCTGCGGCCCGGCGCCACGATCATCGAGCCCACGGCCGGCAACACCGGGATCGCCCTGGCGCTGGCCGCCCGCGGGCGGGGCTATCGCGTGATCTTCGTCGTGCCGCGCAAGTTTTCGGTGGAGAAGCAGGCGCTCATGCGGGCACTCGGCGCCGAGATCGTCCACACGCCCACCGAGGAGGGCATGCTGGGCGCGGCCCGCAAAGCCCGGGAGCTGGCGGAAGAGATCGGCCACGCCTACATCCCTCAGCAGTTCGAAAACCCGTGGAATCCGGAAGCCCACTATTACACCACGGGGCCGGAGATCTGGGCGCAGATGCGTGGGCGGGTCGACCTGTTCGTGGCGGGCGCCGGCACCGGGGGGACCTTCACCGGCTGCGCGCGCTATCTGAAGGAGCAAAATCCGCGGCTGAAGGCCGTCGTCGTGGAGCCGGTCGGTTCGGTGCTGCGCGGCGGCCAGCCGGGTCCGCACCGCACCGAGGGCATCGGCGTCGAGGCGATCACCCCGACCCTGGACATGAGCCTGGCCGACGACATCGAGACGATTCCGGACGACGAAGCGTTCGCGATGGTGGAGCGCCTCGCGCGCGAGGCGGGGGTGCTGGCCGGCAGCTCCAGCGGGGCCGCCCTGGCGGCCGTCGTGCGGCAGTCCCACAAGTGGACGGGCCCGCGCCCGCTGCGCGTCGTGACGATCTTCCCCGACAGCAGCGAGCGGTACCTGAGCCAGGGGATCTATTCGTTCGGAGAGGCGGTGGGAGATTGACCTGGAAGTTCCGCACGCGGCTCATCCACGGCGCGCCGGAAGACCCGTTGACCGGAGCCGTCGTCACGCCCATCTACCAGACCTCGACCTTCCGGCAGGTCGGCGTGGGGCTTCACAAGGGGTACGAGTACGCCCGCACGAGCAACCCCACCCGCGCCGCGCTGGAAGCGGTGGCGGCCGACCTGGAAGGCGGCGCGCGAGGGATCGCGTTCGCCTCGGGCATGGCGGCGATCACCGCCGTCTTTTCACTGTTCTCGCAGGGCGACCACGTCGTCTGCGGCGACGACGTCTACGGCGGGACCTACCGCGTGCTGAGCCGGGTGTTCCAACGCTTCGGAATCGAGGTCGACTTCGTCGACACGTCGGGCGTGGCG
The nucleotide sequence above comes from Clostridia bacterium. Encoded proteins:
- a CDS encoding cysteine synthase family protein, which produces MLRLRGFGLALGTECYAKLEMFNPGGSVKDRIGVYMLERAEEAGLLRPGATIIEPTAGNTGIALALAARGRGYRVIFVVPRKFSVEKQALMRALGAEIVHTPTEEGMLGAARKARELAEEIGHAYIPQQFENPWNPEAHYYTTGPEIWAQMRGRVDLFVAGAGTGGTFTGCARYLKEQNPRLKAVVVEPVGSVLRGGQPGPHRTEGIGVEAITPTLDMSLADDIETIPDDEAFAMVERLAREAGVLAGSSSGAALAAVVRQSHKWTGPRPLRVVTIFPDSSERYLSQGIYSFGEAVGD
- the sigE gene encoding RNA polymerase sporulation sigma factor SigE, which gives rise to MTATPTRVRLWIRIQVVRWLEALGLYRLPVHYVGGSEALPPPLSAEEEEYLLARLANGDAAVKSVLIERNLRLVVYIARRFDNTRIAIEDLVSIGTIGLIKAVNSFDPAKRIKLATYASKCIENEILMYLRRTNRTKTEVSFDQPLNVDWDGNELLLADIHGTEPDLVYRNVEEEADRMLLREALKKLSRRERNIVELRFGLKDGVERTQKQVADHLGISQSYISRLEKRIIRRLRKEMAHME
- the ftsZ gene encoding cell division protein FtsZ; protein product: MLDFDLEDSRYAVIKVVGVGGGGNNAVNRMIRAGLRGVEFISINTDAQALALSEAPVKIQIGSEATRGLGAGANPEVGARAAEESRDQIAEALKGADMVFITAGMGGGTGTGASPIIARLAKESGALTVGVVTKPFTFEGRRRMQQALAGIENLRNSVDTLITIPNDRLMQVVERKTSIMEAFRIADDVLRQGVQGISDLIAVPGLINLDFADVRTIMLDTGTALMGIGVARGENRAAEAAHTAISSPLLETSVEGAKGVLLNITGDPNLGLFEVNEAAEIIAQAADPEANIIFGAVIDENLQDEIRVTVIATGFDHPGTRSAKAKVEDLDIAPFAADDLEIPAFLRRKSR
- a CDS encoding sigma-E processing peptidase SpoIIGA, which translates into the protein MIVYGDLVLLVNAVVDAALLLAAARLAGVRVRIWRVALAALLGAGYALGFYLEPSSAAYTFPGKFASSLAMVAVAFAPVRPVAFVRLVGWLWTSAALVAGMTLAFDMFGLGAVGAWQSGYWTSGQGPVPWWALAGSLGALALMASWLWSWRRATAVETVEVTVEVGQRATSCRGLVDSGNRLRDPFTAAPVVVASVSAMADLLPESWPRDPRRAVEDWSVLEEVASTTDLAGRLRLVPFEALGTRRGLLVALKADRVRLRAGRRRWVHDGILVGLSPDPLDPGGAFAALVPTELVAAEPMEGSGIM